In the Triticum urartu cultivar G1812 unplaced genomic scaffold, Tu2.1 TuUngrouped_contig_9245, whole genome shotgun sequence genome, TCCTCTCGGAGGTTTTCGGGTAATTAGTACTGACTCATTTGGTCTCCTTTTGTGCCTTCACGCTGGGCTATAAATTGTTAACTAAAATCAGTTTCTGACTCTGGCTGATTAAGCAGAGGCCCGTGTACGAAGATGGGACGACAAGGGTGCTATGCTTGAGCCAAATGTTTTCTCCAGACCAGCTAGAAGACGACGAGTACTACCAAAAGTTTTACCGGAGGATGACGGCGGAAGGACAGAGATCCGGCGGTAAACTCAGGAGGACCGTCGTCCCACGGCCGGACCCCAGCGGCGCTCCTGTCGCCGGAGTTGGCAAGGTACTTGCGTACATGTGTCCTCCTGGTTTTATTTGGTGTGATGAGATGAGACATAGCGAAGAGGGGAATTAATCAACATTTTCGTTGCATTGTAGGTGTTTCTGGAATACGCCGATATCGACAGCGCAGCATATTCCAAGACGATGTTGCATTGGATGTGGTTTGAGGGGAGGCAGGTGTTTGCTGTGTTCTATCCCGAGGACAAGTTTGCTGCTGGGGACTATGATGGATAAAATGGAAATCTTACTTATCTT is a window encoding:
- the LOC125532163 gene encoding splicing factor U2af large subunit A-like → MTPQDPPCSWLFYYRPVPLGGFRRPVYEDGTTRVLCLSQMFSPDQLEDDEYYQKFYRRMTAEGQRSGGKLRRTVVPRPDPSGAPVAGVGKVFLEYADIDSAAYSKTMLHWMWFEGRQVFAVFYPEDKFAAGDYDG